The following are encoded together in the Bradysia coprophila strain Holo2 unplaced genomic scaffold, BU_Bcop_v1 contig_94, whole genome shotgun sequence genome:
- the LOC119085309 gene encoding uncharacterized protein LOC119085309 isoform X1 gives MGVGFKQNQWTPTPRRGPIAAEMKSPGPALVDLPPLLGYKKIAESSKPTAAAFSFGKRHTHISRDDTVGPGPAEYDVSGLGSKGKVIPREITLASRPLPRKQFQTPAPGEYNVDKLDKSKLQSGGCIRGYTFGHPNPSIKSSHTPAPGTYSPEKVVLNKSPKFSFGIKTHRKIVNDNPAPGTYSPERLVGKSPKYTFGLKTIHEKPNETPGPSAYHTERVVVKSKQPPAYSFGIKSNPVKSVDTPSPNAYRPEKPMHTPRYSFGVKLNHEKTSDTPAPGHYNAEKVQLDHTPAYSFGIKINHDKPSMNPAPGAYEPEKVHLDSSPSYSFGTKNYNVAENNYPAPGAYEPEKVNLEHSPAYSFGIKANMVQSNDTPAPSAYQNSSVETKSSPAYSFGIKSDLTKPNINPAPGAYSPEKFRSDNNPSYSFGNKTNLEKPSETPAPGAYSPEKCNGEHTPAYSFGIRDNHEKPNGVPAPGAYSPEKFRSDNNPSYSFGNKTNSEKPSETPAPGAYSPEKCNSDHTPAYSFGIRDNHEKPNGVPAPGAYSPEKFRSDNNPSFTFGNKTNIEKPSETPAPGAYSPEKCNTDHTPAYSFGIRDNHEKPNGVPAPGAYSPEKFRSDINPAFSFGNKTNIDKPSETPAPGAYSPEKCSLEHTPAYSFGIRDNHDKPNGVPAPGAYSPEKFRSDNNPSFTFGNKTNLEKPSDNPAPCAYSPEKCNLEHTPAYSFGIRDNNEKPNGVPAPGAYSPEKFRSDNNPSYSFGNKTNLEKPSDTPAPGAYSPEKFNSDHTPAYSFGIRDNHEKPNGVPAPGAYSPEKFRSDINPAFSFGNKTNLDKPSETPAPGAYSPEKCSLEHTPAYSFGIRDNNEKPNGVPAPGAYSPEKFRSDNNPAFSFGNKTNLDKPSETPAPGAYSPEKCNLEQTPAYSFGIRDNHDKPNGVPAPGAYSPEKFRSDNNPSFTFGNKTNLEKPSDNPAPCAYSPEKCNLEHTPAYSFGIRDNNEKPNGGPAPGAYSPEKFRSDNNPSFTFGNKTNLEKPSDNPAPCAYSPEKCNLEHTPAYSFGIRDNNEKPNGVPAPGAYSPEKFRSDNNPSFTFGNKTNLEKPSDNPAPCAYSPEKCNLEHTPAYSFGTRDNNEKPNGVPAPGAYSPEKFRSDNNPSFTFGNKTSLEKPSDNPAPCAYSPEKCNLEHTPAYSFGIRDNNEKPNGVPAPGAYSPEKFRSDNNPSFTFGNKTNLEKPSETPAPCAYTPEKCNLEHTPAYSFGIRDNNEKPNGVPAPGAYSPEKFRSDNNPSFTFGNKTNLEKPSETPAPGAYSPEKCSLEHTPAYSFGTRDNNEKPNGVPAPGAYSPEKFRSDNNPSFTFGNKTSLEKPSDNPAPCAYSPEKCNLEHTPAYSFGIRDNNEKPNGVPAPGAYSPEKFRSDNNPSFTFGNKTNLEKPSETPAPCAYSPEKCNLEHTPAYSFGIRDNHEKPNGVPAPGAYSPEKFRSDNNPAFSFGNKTNLDKPSETPAPGAYSPEKCSLEHTPAYSFGTRDNNEKPNGVPAPGAYSPEKFRSDNNPAFSFGNKTNLDKPSETPAPCAYSPEKYVSDTSPAFTFGCKYEDHYRSITPAPSAYRVEDVNLDHMPSFTFGGRHSLEKPNNNPAPCAYEPEKVNLDHTPSYTFGAKTNHTKTNDTPAPGSYMPEKVNLDHSPAFTFGQKIIQKTINDTPAPNEYKIPSVLGCSKEGKIKSAPAFTIIGRAKPSKSLSANFPGPGMYDGNFELLIKKPPQYSMGDRVGKSNSKFGPGPGAHSPEKINLSHVPAYSFGIKHSPYLGQFPQLNTMMIQ, from the exons ATGGGCGTCGGTTTCAAGCAAAATCAATGGACACCTACACCGAGACGTGGACCTATTGCGGCTGAAATGAAATCACCCGGACCGGCTTTGGTGGACTTACCGCCACTTTTAG GTTATAAAAAAATAGCCGAGTCGTCCAAACCAACAGCTGCCGCATTCAGTTTTGGAAAACGTCATACGCACATATCCCGTGATGATACTGTTGGCCCTGGTCCAGCAGAGTACGATGTGTCTGGTCTCGGCTCTAAAG GAAAAGTTATTCCTCGCGAAATAACACTGGCCAGCAGACCACTACcacgaaaacaatttcaaacacCCGCTCCAGGCGAATACAATGTAGATAAATTAGATAAATCGAAACTTCAATCGGGTGGATGTATACGAGGGTATACGTTTGGACATCCGAATCCGTCGATAAAGTCTAGTCACACGCCAG CTCCAGGTACATACAGTCCGGAAAAAgtagttttaaataaatcgcCGAAATTTTCGTTTGGTATCAAAACTCATaggaaaattgtaaatgataATCCAG CACCTGGCACGTACAGTCCCGAGAGATTAGTAGGTAAATCGCCGAAATATACGTTTGGATTGAAAACAATTCATGAGAAGCCCAATGAAACACCAG GTCCAAGTGCTTACCACACTGAACGTGTTGTTGTGAAGAGTAAGCAGCCACCAGCTTATAGTTTCGGCATTAAGTCTAATCCTGTAAAATCAGTTGACACCCCCT CACCTAATGCTTATAGGCCTGAAAAGCCTATGCATACGCCTAGGTATagttttggagttaaattaaatcatgaaaaaaCCAGTGATACGCCAG CGCCTGGTCATTATAATGCCGAAAAAGTGCAATTAGATCATACACCAGCTTATAGTTTTGGTATCAAAATTAATCACGATAAACCGAGTATGAACCCAG CACCCGGAGCATATGAGCCTGAGAAAGTACACTTAGACTCGAGTCCTTCGTACAGTTTTGGAACCAAAAACTATAATGTGGCTGAGAATAATTATCCTGCGCCCGGAGCTTATGAACCAGAAAAAGTAAATCTTGAACATTCACCGGCATACAGTTTCGGCATTAAGGCTAATATGGTGCAATCGAATGACACTCCAG CACCTTCTGCATATCAAAATTCGAGTGTCGAAACAAAGAGCAGTCCTGCCTACTCGTTTGGAATAAAGTCAGATCTGACTAAGCCTAATATCAATCCAG CACCAGGCGCATATTCTCCAGAGAAATTCAGATCAGACAACAACCCTTCGTACTCATTCGGAAACAAAACTAATCTTGAAAAACCTAGCGAGACACCCGCTCCAGGCGCATACAGCCCAGAAAAATGTAATGGGGAACACACTCCTGCGTATTCGTTCGGAATTCGTGACAATCATGAAAAACCAAATGGAGTTCCTGCACCTGGTGCATATTCTCCAGAAAAATTCAGATCAGACAACAACCCTTCCTACTCATTCGGAAACAAAACTAATTCTGAAAAACCTAGCGAGACACCCGCTCCAGGCGCATACAGCccagaaaaatgtaattctgaTCACACTCCTGCCTATTCGTTCGGAATTCGTGACAATCATGAAAAACCAAATGGAGTTCCTGCACCCGGAGCATATTCTCCAGAGAAGTTCAGATCAGACAACAATCCATCGTTcacatttggaaataaaacaaatatcgAAAAACCTAGCGAGACACCCGCTCCAGGCGCATACAGCCCAGAAAAATGTAATACCGATCACACTCCTGCCTATTCGTTCGGAATTCGTGACAATCATGAAAAACCAAATGGAGTTCCTGCACCCGGAGCATATTCTCCAGAGAAATTCAGATCGGATATCAATCCTGCGTTCTCATTcggaaataaaacaaatatcgATAAACCAAGCGAGACACCCGCTCCAGGAGCATACAGTCCGGAAAAATGCAGTTTAGAACACACTCCTGCGTATTCGTTTGGAATTCGTGACAACCATGATAAACCAAATGGCGTTCCCGCACCCGGTGCATATTCTCCAGAAAAGTTCAGATCAGACAACAATCCATCGTTcacatttggaaataaaactAATCTAGAAAAACCTAGCGATAATCCTGCTCCATGCGCATACAGCCcggaaaaatgcaatttagaACACACTCCTGCGTATTCGTTCGGAATTCGTGACAATAATGAAAAACCAAATGGAGTTCCAGCACCTGGAGCATATTCTCCAGAGAAATTCAGATCAGATAATAATCCTTCCTACTCATTCGGAAACAAAACTAATCTTGAAAAACCTAGCGATACACCCGCTCCAGGCGCATACAGcccagaaaaatttaattccgatCACACTCCTGCCTATTCGTTCGGAATTCGTGACAATCATGAAAAACCAAATGGAGTTCCTGCACCCGGAGCATATTCTCCAGAGAAATTCAGATCGGATATCAATCCTGCGTTCTCATTcggaaataaaacaaatctcGATAAACCAAGCGAGACACCCGCTCCAGGAGCATACAGTCCGGAAAAATGCAGTTTAGAACACACTCCTGCCTATTCGTTTGGAATTCGTGACAATAATGAAAAACCAAATGGAGTTCCAGCACCCGGAGCATATTCTCCAGAGAAATTCAGATCAGACAACAATCCTGCGTTCTCATTcggaaataaaacaaatctcGATAAACCAAGCGAGACACCCGCTCCAGGAGCATACAGCCcggaaaaatgcaatttagaACAAACTCCTGCGTATTCGTTTGGAATTCGTGACAACCATGATAAACCAAATGGAGTTCCCGCACCCGGTGCATATTCTCCAGAGAAGTTCAGATCAGACAACAATCCATCGTTcacatttggaaataaaactAATCTAGAAAAACCTAGCGATAATCCTGCTCCATGCGCATACAGCCcggaaaaatgcaatttagaACACACTCCTGCGTATTCGTTCGGAATTCGTGACAATAATGAAAAACCAAATGGAGGTCCTGCACCCGGTGCATATTCTCCAGAGAAATTTAGATCAGACAACAATCCATCGTTTACATTCGGCAATAAAACTAATCTCGAAAAACCTAGCGATAATCCTGCTCCATGCGCATACAGTCcggaaaaatgcaatttagaACACACTCCTGCGTATTCGTTCGGAATTCGTGACAATAATGAAAAACCAAATGGAGTTCCTGCACCCGGTGCATATTCTCCAGAGAAATTTAGATCAGACAACAATCCATCGTTTACATTCGGCAATAAAACTAATCTCGAAAAACCTAGCGATAATCCTGCTCCATGCGCATACAGTCcggaaaaatgcaatttagaACACACTCCTGCCTATTCGTTTGGAACTCGTGACAATAATGAAAAACCAAATGGAGTTCCTGCACCCGGTGCTTATTCTCCAGAGAAGTTCAGATCTGACAACAATCCATCGTTCACATTTGGAAACAAAACTAGTCTCGAAAAACCTAGCGATAATCCTGCTCCATGTGCATACAGTCcggaaaaatgcaatttagaACACACTCCTGCCTATTCGTTCGGAATTCGTGACAATAATGAAAAACCAAACGGAGTTCCTGCGCCTGGTGCTTATTCTCCAGAGAAGTTCAGATCAGACAACAATCCATCGTTcacatttggaaataaaactAATCTCGAAAAACCAAGCGAGACACCTGCTCCATGCGCATACACTCcggaaaaatgcaatttagaACACACTCCTGCGTATTCGTTCGGAATTCGTGACAATAATGAAAAACCAAATGGAGTTCCTGCACCCGGTGCATATTCTCCAGAGAAATTTAGATCAGACAACAATCCATCGTTTACATTCGGCAATAAAACTAATCTCGAAAAACCAAGCGAGACACCCGCTCCAGGAGCATACAGTCCGGAAAAATGCAGTTTAGAACACACTCCTGCCTATTCGTTTGGAACTCGTGACAATAATGAAAAACCAAATGGAGTTCCAGCACCCGGAGCATATTCTCCAGAGAAGTTTAGATCAGACAACAATCCATCGTTcacatttggaaataaaactAGTCTCGAAAAACCTAGCGATAATCCTGCTCCATGTGCATACAGTCcggaaaaatgcaatttagaACACACTCCTGCCTATTCGTTCGGAATTCGTGACAATAATGAAAAACCAAACGGAGTTCCTGCGCCTGGTGCTTATTCTCCAGAGAAGTTCAGATCAGACAACAATCCATCGTTcacatttggaaataaaactAATCTCGAAAAACCAAGCGAGACACCTGCTCCATGCGCATACAGCCcggaaaaatgcaatttagaACACACTCCTGCCTATTCCTTCGGAATTCGTGACAATCATGAAAAACCAAATGGAGTTCCTGCACCCGGAGCATATTCTCCAGAGAAATTCAGATCAGATAACAATCCTGCGTTCTCATTcggaaataaaacaaatctcGATAAACCAAGCGAGACACCCGCTCCAGGAGCATACAGTCCGGAAAAATGCAGTTTAGAACACACTCCTGCCTATTCGTTTGGAACTCGTGACAATAATGAAAAACCAAATGGAGTTCCTGCACCCGGTGCATATTCTCCAGAGAAATTCAGATCAGACAACAATCCCGCGTTCTCATTcggaaataaaacaaatctcGATAAACCAAGCGAGACACCTGCTCCATGCGCATACAGCCcggaaaaatatgtttcagaTACCTCGCCTGCATTTACATTTGGCTGTAAATATGAAGACCACTACCGCAGTATTACTCCAG CTCCTTCAGCTTATCGAGTTGAAGACGTAAACTTAGACCATATGCCATCTTTTACATTTGGGGGAAGACACTCCTTGGAAAAGCCAAATAACAATCCCG CTCCATGTGCCTATGAACCGGAAAAAGTAAATCTCGATCACACACCTTCTTACACATTTGGTGCAAAAACGAATCATACGAAGACAAATGATACTCCGG CACCCGGTTCATATATGCCAGAGAAAGTTAATCTAGACCATTCTCCCGCCTTCACATTCGgccaaaaaataattcaaaagaCAATCAATGACACACCAG CTCCGAATGAATACAAAATACCGTCTGTATTGGGATGTAGCAAAGAGGGTAAAATAAAGTCTGCACCAGCGTTCACAATCATCGGCCGAGCCAAACCATCAAAATCACTGTCAGCCAATTTTCCCG GTCCAGGAATGTACGATGGCAATTTTGAATTACTCATTAAAAAACCACCACAATATTCAATGGGTGATCGAGTAGGTAAAAGTAACAGTAAATTTGGTCCGGGACCGGGAGCACACTCACCGGAAAAG aTTAACCTCTCGCACGTTCCTGCATACAGTTTCGGCATAAAACATTCTCCATATTTGGGCCAATTTCCTCAACTCAATACGATGATGATTCAATGA
- the LOC119085309 gene encoding uncharacterized protein LOC119085309 isoform X5, giving the protein MGVGFKQNQWTPTPRRGPIAAEMKSPGPALVDLPPLLGYKKIAESSKPTAAAFSFGKRHTHISRDDTVGPGPAEYDVSGLGSKGKVIPREITLASRPLPRKQFQTPAPGEYNVDKLDKSKLQSGGCIRGYTFGHPNPSIKSSHTPAPGTYSPEKVVLNKSPKFSFGIKTHRKIVNDNPAPGTYSPERLVGKSPKYTFGLKTIHEKPNETPGPSAYHTERVVVKSKQPPAYSFGIKSNPVKSVDTPSPNAYRPEKPMHTPRYSFGVKLNHEKTSDTPAPGHYNAEKVQLDHTPAYSFGIKINHDKPSMNPAPGAYEPEKVHLDSSPSYSFGTKNYNVAENNYPAPGAYEPEKVNLEHSPAYSFGIKANMVQSNDTPAPSAYQNSSVETKSSPAYSFGIKSDLTKPNINPAPGAYSPEKFRSDNNPSYSFGNKTNLEKPSETPAPGAYSPEKCNGEHTPAYSFGIRDNHEKPNGVPAPGAYSPEKFRSDNNPSYSFGNKTNSEKPSETPAPGAYSPEKCNSDHTPAYSFGIRDNHEKPNGVPAPGAYSPEKFRSDNNPSFTFGNKTNIEKPSETPAPGAYSPEKCNTDHTPAYSFGIRDNHEKPNGVPAPGAYSPEKFRSDINPAFSFGNKTNIDKPSETPAPGAYSPEKCSLEHTPAYSFGIRDNHDKPNGVPAPGAYSPEKFRSDNNPSFTFGNKTNLEKPSDNPAPCAYSPEKCNLEHTPAYSFGIRDNNEKPNGVPAPGAYSPEKFRSDNNPSYSFGNKTNLEKPSDTPAPGAYSPEKFNSDHTPAYSFGIRDNHEKPNGVPAPGAYSPEKFRSDINPAFSFGNKTNLDKPSETPAPGAYSPEKCSLEHTPAYSFGIRDNNEKPNGVPAPGAYSPEKFRSDNNPAFSFGNKTNLDKPSETPAPGAYSPEKCNLEQTPAYSFGIRDNHDKPNGVPAPGAYSPEKFRSDNNPSFTFGNKTNLEKPSDNPAPCAYSPEKCNLEHTPAYSFGIRDNNEKPNGGPAPGAYSPEKFRSDNNPSFTFGNKTNLEKPSDNPAPCAYSPEKCNLEHTPAYSFGIRDNNEKPNGVPAPGAYSPEKFRSDNNPSFTFGNKTNLEKPSDNPAPCAYSPEKCNLEHTPAYSFGTRDNNEKPNGVPAPGAYSPEKFRSDNNPSFTFGNKTSLEKPSDNPAPCAYSPEKCNLEHTPAYSFGIRDNNEKPNGVPAPGAYSPEKFRSDNNPSFTFGNKTNLEKPSETPAPCAYTPEKCNLEHTPAYSFGIRDNNEKPNGVPAPGAYSPEKFRSDNNPSFTFGNKTNLEKPSETPAPGAYSPEKCSLEHTPAYSFGTRDNNEKPNGVPAPGAYSPEKFRSDNNPSFTFGNKTSLEKPSDNPAPCAYSPEKCNLEHTPAYSFGIRDNNEKPNGVPAPGAYSPEKFRSDNNPSFTFGNKTNLEKPSETPAPCAYSPEKCNLEHTPAYSFGIRDNHEKPNGVPAPGAYSPEKFRSDNNPAFSFGNKTNLDKPSETPAPGAYSPEKCSLEHTPAYSFGTRDNNEKPNGVPAPGAYSPEKFRSDNNPAFSFGNKTNLDKPSETPAPCAYSPEKYVSDTSPAFTFGCKYEDHYRSITPAPSAYRVEDVNLDHMPSFTFGGRHSLEKPNNNPAPCAYEPEKVNLDHTPSYTFGAKTNHTKTNDTPAPGSYMPEKVNLDHSPAFTFGQKIIQKTINDTPD; this is encoded by the exons ATGGGCGTCGGTTTCAAGCAAAATCAATGGACACCTACACCGAGACGTGGACCTATTGCGGCTGAAATGAAATCACCCGGACCGGCTTTGGTGGACTTACCGCCACTTTTAG GTTATAAAAAAATAGCCGAGTCGTCCAAACCAACAGCTGCCGCATTCAGTTTTGGAAAACGTCATACGCACATATCCCGTGATGATACTGTTGGCCCTGGTCCAGCAGAGTACGATGTGTCTGGTCTCGGCTCTAAAG GAAAAGTTATTCCTCGCGAAATAACACTGGCCAGCAGACCACTACcacgaaaacaatttcaaacacCCGCTCCAGGCGAATACAATGTAGATAAATTAGATAAATCGAAACTTCAATCGGGTGGATGTATACGAGGGTATACGTTTGGACATCCGAATCCGTCGATAAAGTCTAGTCACACGCCAG CTCCAGGTACATACAGTCCGGAAAAAgtagttttaaataaatcgcCGAAATTTTCGTTTGGTATCAAAACTCATaggaaaattgtaaatgataATCCAG CACCTGGCACGTACAGTCCCGAGAGATTAGTAGGTAAATCGCCGAAATATACGTTTGGATTGAAAACAATTCATGAGAAGCCCAATGAAACACCAG GTCCAAGTGCTTACCACACTGAACGTGTTGTTGTGAAGAGTAAGCAGCCACCAGCTTATAGTTTCGGCATTAAGTCTAATCCTGTAAAATCAGTTGACACCCCCT CACCTAATGCTTATAGGCCTGAAAAGCCTATGCATACGCCTAGGTATagttttggagttaaattaaatcatgaaaaaaCCAGTGATACGCCAG CGCCTGGTCATTATAATGCCGAAAAAGTGCAATTAGATCATACACCAGCTTATAGTTTTGGTATCAAAATTAATCACGATAAACCGAGTATGAACCCAG CACCCGGAGCATATGAGCCTGAGAAAGTACACTTAGACTCGAGTCCTTCGTACAGTTTTGGAACCAAAAACTATAATGTGGCTGAGAATAATTATCCTGCGCCCGGAGCTTATGAACCAGAAAAAGTAAATCTTGAACATTCACCGGCATACAGTTTCGGCATTAAGGCTAATATGGTGCAATCGAATGACACTCCAG CACCTTCTGCATATCAAAATTCGAGTGTCGAAACAAAGAGCAGTCCTGCCTACTCGTTTGGAATAAAGTCAGATCTGACTAAGCCTAATATCAATCCAG CACCAGGCGCATATTCTCCAGAGAAATTCAGATCAGACAACAACCCTTCGTACTCATTCGGAAACAAAACTAATCTTGAAAAACCTAGCGAGACACCCGCTCCAGGCGCATACAGCCCAGAAAAATGTAATGGGGAACACACTCCTGCGTATTCGTTCGGAATTCGTGACAATCATGAAAAACCAAATGGAGTTCCTGCACCTGGTGCATATTCTCCAGAAAAATTCAGATCAGACAACAACCCTTCCTACTCATTCGGAAACAAAACTAATTCTGAAAAACCTAGCGAGACACCCGCTCCAGGCGCATACAGCccagaaaaatgtaattctgaTCACACTCCTGCCTATTCGTTCGGAATTCGTGACAATCATGAAAAACCAAATGGAGTTCCTGCACCCGGAGCATATTCTCCAGAGAAGTTCAGATCAGACAACAATCCATCGTTcacatttggaaataaaacaaatatcgAAAAACCTAGCGAGACACCCGCTCCAGGCGCATACAGCCCAGAAAAATGTAATACCGATCACACTCCTGCCTATTCGTTCGGAATTCGTGACAATCATGAAAAACCAAATGGAGTTCCTGCACCCGGAGCATATTCTCCAGAGAAATTCAGATCGGATATCAATCCTGCGTTCTCATTcggaaataaaacaaatatcgATAAACCAAGCGAGACACCCGCTCCAGGAGCATACAGTCCGGAAAAATGCAGTTTAGAACACACTCCTGCGTATTCGTTTGGAATTCGTGACAACCATGATAAACCAAATGGCGTTCCCGCACCCGGTGCATATTCTCCAGAAAAGTTCAGATCAGACAACAATCCATCGTTcacatttggaaataaaactAATCTAGAAAAACCTAGCGATAATCCTGCTCCATGCGCATACAGCCcggaaaaatgcaatttagaACACACTCCTGCGTATTCGTTCGGAATTCGTGACAATAATGAAAAACCAAATGGAGTTCCAGCACCTGGAGCATATTCTCCAGAGAAATTCAGATCAGATAATAATCCTTCCTACTCATTCGGAAACAAAACTAATCTTGAAAAACCTAGCGATACACCCGCTCCAGGCGCATACAGcccagaaaaatttaattccgatCACACTCCTGCCTATTCGTTCGGAATTCGTGACAATCATGAAAAACCAAATGGAGTTCCTGCACCCGGAGCATATTCTCCAGAGAAATTCAGATCGGATATCAATCCTGCGTTCTCATTcggaaataaaacaaatctcGATAAACCAAGCGAGACACCCGCTCCAGGAGCATACAGTCCGGAAAAATGCAGTTTAGAACACACTCCTGCCTATTCGTTTGGAATTCGTGACAATAATGAAAAACCAAATGGAGTTCCAGCACCCGGAGCATATTCTCCAGAGAAATTCAGATCAGACAACAATCCTGCGTTCTCATTcggaaataaaacaaatctcGATAAACCAAGCGAGACACCCGCTCCAGGAGCATACAGCCcggaaaaatgcaatttagaACAAACTCCTGCGTATTCGTTTGGAATTCGTGACAACCATGATAAACCAAATGGAGTTCCCGCACCCGGTGCATATTCTCCAGAGAAGTTCAGATCAGACAACAATCCATCGTTcacatttggaaataaaactAATCTAGAAAAACCTAGCGATAATCCTGCTCCATGCGCATACAGCCcggaaaaatgcaatttagaACACACTCCTGCGTATTCGTTCGGAATTCGTGACAATAATGAAAAACCAAATGGAGGTCCTGCACCCGGTGCATATTCTCCAGAGAAATTTAGATCAGACAACAATCCATCGTTTACATTCGGCAATAAAACTAATCTCGAAAAACCTAGCGATAATCCTGCTCCATGCGCATACAGTCcggaaaaatgcaatttagaACACACTCCTGCGTATTCGTTCGGAATTCGTGACAATAATGAAAAACCAAATGGAGTTCCTGCACCCGGTGCATATTCTCCAGAGAAATTTAGATCAGACAACAATCCATCGTTTACATTCGGCAATAAAACTAATCTCGAAAAACCTAGCGATAATCCTGCTCCATGCGCATACAGTCcggaaaaatgcaatttagaACACACTCCTGCCTATTCGTTTGGAACTCGTGACAATAATGAAAAACCAAATGGAGTTCCTGCACCCGGTGCTTATTCTCCAGAGAAGTTCAGATCTGACAACAATCCATCGTTCACATTTGGAAACAAAACTAGTCTCGAAAAACCTAGCGATAATCCTGCTCCATGTGCATACAGTCcggaaaaatgcaatttagaACACACTCCTGCCTATTCGTTCGGAATTCGTGACAATAATGAAAAACCAAACGGAGTTCCTGCGCCTGGTGCTTATTCTCCAGAGAAGTTCAGATCAGACAACAATCCATCGTTcacatttggaaataaaactAATCTCGAAAAACCAAGCGAGACACCTGCTCCATGCGCATACACTCcggaaaaatgcaatttagaACACACTCCTGCGTATTCGTTCGGAATTCGTGACAATAATGAAAAACCAAATGGAGTTCCTGCACCCGGTGCATATTCTCCAGAGAAATTTAGATCAGACAACAATCCATCGTTTACATTCGGCAATAAAACTAATCTCGAAAAACCAAGCGAGACACCCGCTCCAGGAGCATACAGTCCGGAAAAATGCAGTTTAGAACACACTCCTGCCTATTCGTTTGGAACTCGTGACAATAATGAAAAACCAAATGGAGTTCCAGCACCCGGAGCATATTCTCCAGAGAAGTTTAGATCAGACAACAATCCATCGTTcacatttggaaataaaactAGTCTCGAAAAACCTAGCGATAATCCTGCTCCATGTGCATACAGTCcggaaaaatgcaatttagaACACACTCCTGCCTATTCGTTCGGAATTCGTGACAATAATGAAAAACCAAACGGAGTTCCTGCGCCTGGTGCTTATTCTCCAGAGAAGTTCAGATCAGACAACAATCCATCGTTcacatttggaaataaaactAATCTCGAAAAACCAAGCGAGACACCTGCTCCATGCGCATACAGCCcggaaaaatgcaatttagaACACACTCCTGCCTATTCCTTCGGAATTCGTGACAATCATGAAAAACCAAATGGAGTTCCTGCACCCGGAGCATATTCTCCAGAGAAATTCAGATCAGATAACAATCCTGCGTTCTCATTcggaaataaaacaaatctcGATAAACCAAGCGAGACACCCGCTCCAGGAGCATACAGTCCGGAAAAATGCAGTTTAGAACACACTCCTGCCTATTCGTTTGGAACTCGTGACAATAATGAAAAACCAAATGGAGTTCCTGCACCCGGTGCATATTCTCCAGAGAAATTCAGATCAGACAACAATCCCGCGTTCTCATTcggaaataaaacaaatctcGATAAACCAAGCGAGACACCTGCTCCATGCGCATACAGCCcggaaaaatatgtttcagaTACCTCGCCTGCATTTACATTTGGCTGTAAATATGAAGACCACTACCGCAGTATTACTCCAG CTCCTTCAGCTTATCGAGTTGAAGACGTAAACTTAGACCATATGCCATCTTTTACATTTGGGGGAAGACACTCCTTGGAAAAGCCAAATAACAATCCCG CTCCATGTGCCTATGAACCGGAAAAAGTAAATCTCGATCACACACCTTCTTACACATTTGGTGCAAAAACGAATCATACGAAGACAAATGATACTCCGG CACCCGGTTCATATATGCCAGAGAAAGTTAATCTAGACCATTCTCCCGCCTTCACATTCGgccaaaaaataattcaaaagaCAATCAATGACACACCAG aTTAA